DNA sequence from the uncultured Ilyobacter sp. genome:
TTGTGCTTTTATCTGATTTACCTTAGAATTTATATCATTTTGTGCTCCAAGTCCGTCTACTATAACTGTATTATCCTTTGTTACCTTTACTTTTTTTGCTCTTCCGAGATTATACAGCTGCACATCTTCTAGTTTCATTGCTTTCTCATCAGAGATTACTTCACCACCTGTAAGCACCGCTATATCTTCTAACATCGCTTTTCTTCTGTCTCCAAAAGCAGGAGCTTTTACGGCGATTACATTTAAAGTTCCTCTGAGCTTATTTACCACAAGGGTAGCCAATGCCTCTCCCTCTAAATCTCCTGCTATCATAAGAAGAGGTTTAGATTCTTGCATTGTTGCTTCTAATATAGGTAGTATTTCTTTCATATTTGAGATTTTTTTGTCTGTGATTAGAATATATGGGTTTTCAAGATTACCCTCCATTCTTTCTGGATCAGTTGCCATATAAGGAGATACATAACCCTTATCAAATTGCATCCCTTCTACAATTTCAAGAGTTGTTTCAAAAGACTTGGCCTCTTCCACTGTTATAACTCCAGTCTCTCCAACCTTTTGCATAGCCTCTGCTATAAGAGCACCGATCTCTTCGTCTGAAGCCGATATAGATGCCACCTGAGCAATCTCGTCGTTGTCCTGTATCTTCTTAGCTCTTTCTTTCAGATGTCTTACAGCTTCTTTTACGGCTTTTTCCATCCCCTTTTTGATGAACATAGGATTGGCTCCTGCACTGACCATTTTAAGGCCTTCTTTTACCATTGCCTGAGCAAGTACCGTTGCTGTAGTTGTACCATCCCCGGCTACATCATTAGCCTTTGTTGCCACTTCTTTTACCAGTTGTGCTCCTACATTTTCAAAAGGGTCTTCTAGTTCTATCTCCTTGGCAATTGATACTCCGTCATTTGTTATAAGAGGAGCTCCAAAGGCCTTTTCAAGTACAACATTTCTTCCTCTAGGACCCAATGTTATCTTCACTGCATCTGCAAGAGTATTTACACCTGCCTCAAGTTTTTTTCTTCCTTCTTCATTAAATTTAAGTATCTTAGCCATCTTAAAATTACCTCCAAATTTTATTCTTACTCCACAACTGCAAGAACATCTTCTATATTAAGGATAAGGTACTTTTCTGACCCATCCTTTATCTCTGTCCCGGCGAACCTAGCATACACTATTTTATCCCCATTTTTAAGATCTTGAAGTTTTTCTCCAGATCCAACTGCCTCTATTACTCCAAGATTAGGTTTTTCCTTATCTGCGGCTCCGGGAATAATAAGTCCGCTTGCTGTTTTTTCTTCCATTTTTATGGATTTTACAAGTACTCTTTCCCCTATAGGTCTTATTTTCATCGTATCCCTCCTTCCAATTTTGTTAGCACTCTCCTTTGTAGATTGCTAATCACTACAAAGATATAATATATCAATTTTATTTTTGAGTCAAGTATTTTAAATAAAAAAAAACACACGAAATTAATCGTGTGTTAAATAGACTTATTTTTTCTTTGCTTCTTCAAATTTAGCCCATACTCCTGCTTTTACAAGTATGCTTTTTACTGTTCTTGTTGGCTGAGCACCATTTGTTAAGAACTTTATGATCTCTTCCTCTTTTAGTACTACTTTAGAATCTTCTAGTGGAAAGTAGTTCCCAAGGTAAGCTACTGCTTTACCGTCTCTCTTTGATAGAGCTTCCATTGCTGCTATTCTGTAAGTAGGTCTTTTAGCTCTTCCCATTCTAGTTAGTCTTAATTTTAACATATTTTCTTCACTTCTCCTTCTTATCTAATTTTTATTTTTTTAGACATCAATTTATTTTTTAAAAGGGAAACTTCTTTTTTCCTCTTCCGCCCATCATTCCAGGCATCTGTGGAAAGTTCCCGTTACTAAACATTTTCATAACCTGCTTCATCTGATCAAACTGTTTTAAAAGTTTATTTACATCTGAAACTTCTACGCCGCTTCCCTTTGCTATTCTCTTTTTCCTGCTGGCTTTTAGAATTTCAGGTTTTTTTCTCTCTTCTCTCGTCATTGACTGTATAACAGCCTCTACTTTTTTCATCTCTTTTTCTGCCGGGGCAAGATCCCCTATCTGACCCACACCTGGGAGCATTTTTAATATGCCTCCTAAAGGTCCCAACTTCTTTATATTCTGAAGTTGTTTCAAGAAATCCTCTAGATCAAAACTTTGATTTTTGATTTTTTCTTCTAGAGACTTAGCATCATCCTCATCGATAGCTTCCTGAGCTTTTTCAACAAGAGAAACTACATCTCCCATTCCCAATATTCTTGAGACAAGTCTTTCGGGATGGAATAACTCTATGTCGTCTATTTTCTCCCCGATTCCTATAAACTTTATGGGTTTACCTACAACTGCTTTTATAGAAAGGGCGGCTCCACCTCTTGTGTCTCCGTCTAGTTTCGTTAGTACAACACCGTCTATATTCAATGAATTATTAAATGACTCTGCCAAATTTACTGCATCCTGACCAATCATAGCGTCTACTACTAGAAGTATCTCTTGAGGTCTAGTAACTTTTTTTATATCCTTCAACTCTTCCATTAGTGACTCATCTATATGCAGTCTTCCTGCCGTATCTAAGATAACATATGTTGCGTTATTTTCTTTAGCAGCATTTAAACCATCATTACATATTCCTCTAGCATCTTTGCTTCCCTCTTGGATATAAACTGGTACATCTATTTGAGTTCCCAAAACCTGAAGTTGTTTCATGGCAGCTGGTCTATAGACGTCAGCTCCTACAAGATAAGGTCTTTCACCTTTTTTCTTGAGAAATTTAGCAAGTTTTGCAGCAAAGGTTGTCTTACCTGCACCTTGGAGTCCTGCTAGCATTATGACAGTAGGATTTTTTGCCGACTTTGTAAGCCTGGCATTTGTCCCTCCTAGGAGTTCTACAAGTTCATCATTTACTATTTTTACAAACTGCTGTCCTGGGTTTATACCGGTTATTACCTCTTCCCCAACGGCTTTTTCCTTTATTTTATTCACAAATTCTTTGACAACTTTATAGTTTACATCTGCTTCTAAAAGAGATAACCTTACCTCTTTTAGTGCGGACTTTATATTGTCTTCACTTAACTTTCCATGCCCCTTGACTTTTTTAAATATTTCTTGGAATCTTGTACCTAAATTATCTAACATCAGGTCACCTCTTATAAGTCAATACTTTCGATTATTTCTTCTAATTTTTCAGGAGTAAGTTCTTCTCTAAGTTTCAGAAGGTTTCTCTTTATTTCCTGTTCTCTTTTATAAAATCCTATTTTTTCTTCGTATTCTTTCAATATTTTTATTCCTCTTCTGATATTGTCGTAAACAGCTTGTCTGCTGACATCGTGTTCTTTTGCAATTTCAGATAGGGAAAGATCTCTTTCAAAGTGTTCAATCATATACTCTTTTTGCTTATCACTGAGAAGGTTTTTATAGTAATCCATCAGCAGTGAAACTTCTAAAAAATCACTCAACTCCATAGTTTACTCCCATATTATATATGATTAGCCCCTTAGTGTCAAGGCTTTTTTCTTTACATAATGTCATTTTTTTTATACAATTTTATACAAATGACAAGGGTCTCCCCTTGTCATCTTTTTTTTATATCTCTCTTAAAAAAATATTTTGTGTTCTGTCTGGTCCTACTGAAACCATTGAGATCTGGCATCCTATAACTTCTTCAACTCTTTTTAGATAATTCTTACAGTTTTCAGGAAGCTCGTCATATTCTCTCATTCCTGTTATATCCTCTTCCCAACCTGGAAGTTCCTCGTATACAGCCTTTGCCTTTGCCAGTCTTTCAATAGAAGATGGCACTGTAGTGTAGACCTCTCCGTCGATTTCATACCCTACACAGATATTTATCTTTTCAAGGCCGCTCAGTACATCTATCTTTGTGATAACTACATCTGTCAGGCCGTTGATATCTACAGCAAATTTACCTACTACAAGGTCGATCCATCCGCATCTTCTTGGTCTTCCAGTGGTAGCTCCGTACTCTCCACCGATCTCTCTGAGTCTTTCACCTATTTCATCTTCAAGTTCAGTTACAAAAGGTCCCTCTCCGACTCTAGTAGTATAAGCCTTCATTACCCCTATAGCTTTGTCGATTTTTTTAGGTGCTATCCCTACTCCTGTTGTTACTCCTGCAGTTGTAGGAGAAGACGAAGTAACATATGGATAAGTTCCATAGTTGATGTCAAGCATCATTGCCTG
Encoded proteins:
- the groL gene encoding chaperonin GroEL (60 kDa chaperone family; promotes refolding of misfolded polypeptides especially under stressful conditions; forms two stacked rings of heptamers to form a barrel-shaped 14mer; ends can be capped by GroES; misfolded proteins enter the barrel where they are refolded when GroES binds) encodes the protein MAKILKFNEEGRKKLEAGVNTLADAVKITLGPRGRNVVLEKAFGAPLITNDGVSIAKEIELEDPFENVGAQLVKEVATKANDVAGDGTTTATVLAQAMVKEGLKMVSAGANPMFIKKGMEKAVKEAVRHLKERAKKIQDNDEIAQVASISASDEEIGALIAEAMQKVGETGVITVEEAKSFETTLEIVEGMQFDKGYVSPYMATDPERMEGNLENPYILITDKKISNMKEILPILEATMQESKPLLMIAGDLEGEALATLVVNKLRGTLNVIAVKAPAFGDRRKAMLEDIAVLTGGEVISDEKAMKLEDVQLYNLGRAKKVKVTKDNTVIVDGLGAQNDINSKVNQIKAQIEESTSDYDKEKLQERLAKLSGGVAVIKVGAVTETEMKEKKLRIEDALNATRAAVEEGIVPGGGTIMIEVVKAMEDFTLEGEEGIGVEIVKKALMAPLRQIAENAGLDAGVVLEKVKSLPEGHGFNAAKEEYTNMLEAGIIDPAKVTRSAIQNAGSVSSLILTTEVVVVEKKEAKEDMQNPGMMPGMM
- a CDS encoding co-chaperone GroES; translation: MKIRPIGERVLVKSIKMEEKTASGLIIPGAADKEKPNLGVIEAVGSGEKLQDLKNGDKIVYARFAGTEIKDGSEKYLILNIEDVLAVVE
- the rpsP gene encoding 30S ribosomal protein S16; translation: MLKLRLTRMGRAKRPTYRIAAMEALSKRDGKAVAYLGNYFPLEDSKVVLKEEEIIKFLTNGAQPTRTVKSILVKAGVWAKFEEAKKK
- the ffh gene encoding signal recognition particle protein; translated protein: MLDNLGTRFQEIFKKVKGHGKLSEDNIKSALKEVRLSLLEADVNYKVVKEFVNKIKEKAVGEEVITGINPGQQFVKIVNDELVELLGGTNARLTKSAKNPTVIMLAGLQGAGKTTFAAKLAKFLKKKGERPYLVGADVYRPAAMKQLQVLGTQIDVPVYIQEGSKDARGICNDGLNAAKENNATYVILDTAGRLHIDESLMEELKDIKKVTRPQEILLVVDAMIGQDAVNLAESFNNSLNIDGVVLTKLDGDTRGGAALSIKAVVGKPIKFIGIGEKIDDIELFHPERLVSRILGMGDVVSLVEKAQEAIDEDDAKSLEEKIKNQSFDLEDFLKQLQNIKKLGPLGGILKMLPGVGQIGDLAPAEKEMKKVEAVIQSMTREERKKPEILKASRKKRIAKGSGVEVSDVNKLLKQFDQMKQVMKMFSNGNFPQMPGMMGGRGKKKFPF
- a CDS encoding YlxM family DNA-binding protein — translated: MELSDFLEVSLLMDYYKNLLSDKQKEYMIEHFERDLSLSEIAKEHDVSRQAVYDNIRRGIKILKEYEEKIGFYKREQEIKRNLLKLREELTPEKLEEIIESIDL